CGCTGGTGGAGAGCGGCGTGGTGCAGGAAGCCTACGTCCAGCGCGCGCTGCGCCACGGGCTGGTGGGCAATCTCTACGTCGGTCAGGTGCAGCGCGTGCTGCCCGGCATGCAGGCGGCCTTCATCGACATCGGCCTGGAGCGGACCGGCTTCCTGCACGCCTCCGACATGGTGCGTCTCAACGAGACCGGTGACGCCGCGCTGCCGCAGATCGGCGCGCTGCTGCAGGAGGGTCAGCGGGTGCTGGTGCAGGTGCTCAAGGACCCGCTCGGCAGCAAGGGCGCGCGCCTCACCACGCTGCCCTCGATTCCGTCGCGCTATCTGGTGCTGCTGCCCTTCGACCAGCACGTCGGCGTCTCCGCGCGCATCGAGGACGACGGCGAGCGCGAGCGGCTGCGCGAGGTGGTCGGGCGGCTCAGCGCCGAGCTGGCGCCCGGCTACGGCGTCATCGTGCGCACCGCCGGCGAGGGTGCCAGCGAGGATCAGCTGGCGCAGGATCTGCGCTTCCTCAGCAAGCTCTGGCAGGCGATCAGCGAGCAGGCGGCGGGCGCGCCCCCGCGCACGCTGGTGCACGGCGATCTGCCGCTGTCGATGCGCATCCTCCGCGACCTGCTCGGTGTCGATGTCGATCGCGTGCGCGTCGACAGCGCCGAGGAATGCGCGCGCCTCAGGAGCTTCACGCAGACCTTCATCCCCGACGCGGTGCACATCATCGAGCACTACGACGGCGCCGCGCCGATCTTCGACCTGTTCGGCGTCGAGGATGACCTCAACCGCGCGCTCGACCGGCGCGTGCCGCTCAAGTCGGGCGGCCATCTGGTCATCGACCAGACCGAGGCGATGACCACGGTCGACGTCAA
This genomic stretch from Algiphilus sp. harbors:
- the rng gene encoding ribonuclease G; its protein translation is MSTEILVNIAPQETRVALVESGVVQEAYVQRALRHGLVGNLYVGQVQRVLPGMQAAFIDIGLERTGFLHASDMVRLNETGDAALPQIGALLQEGQRVLVQVLKDPLGSKGARLTTLPSIPSRYLVLLPFDQHVGVSARIEDDGERERLREVVGRLSAELAPGYGVIVRTAGEGASEDQLAQDLRFLSKLWQAISEQAAGAPPRTLVHGDLPLSMRILRDLLGVDVDRVRVDSAEECARLRSFTQTFIPDAVHIIEHYDGAAPIFDLFGVEDDLNRALDRRVPLKSGGHLVIDQTEAMTTVDVNTGAYTGHRNLEETALKTNLEAAQAIARQLRLRNLGGIIIIDFIDMEHAAHREQISRLLERCLARDPARTVVCPVSPLGLVEMTRKRTRESLGHILCEPCAACEGRGYVKTVETVCYEIFREIQRSARQFEAQAFLVIAAPPVVDRLRDELSVGMAELEEQLARPVRLQTETGYLQDTFDVVPL